From a single Nematostella vectensis chromosome 3, jaNemVect1.1, whole genome shotgun sequence genomic region:
- the LOC116618460 gene encoding uncharacterized protein LOC116618460 encodes MAGLFDFSRTGWSVWFTYFIVLIMIAITGFFILASIILTIKRFCQGLKQEGEAFDALPEEGDEADGGFKSFLQFLQRDKDYELVTVTKGVMGNYSHIGVRLEGGLDNPSLHGDPGIFVQAVKKDSPAYGKLYPGDRILSVNGERVTRVPRKYVEVMIKMAEGVVRFYVKRAPKRQKRVYKAMDEYNADVRKGVFTKQQFEEIEDAFSVFDPDCKGRVKTMDCVPLVRSLGYNLHEAEIWVYMNELGYTGNTKVLLTEFIKLMNLIVTEHGSFEDEILFAYSVFDPEDEGYISVEEFQKAFDRMSGRERIKDDEIDEIKRLGDKDGDGKLEFRDLRRLLLPTMKMY; translated from the exons ATGGCAGGGCTATTTGACTTTAGCCGTACAGGCTGGAGCGTGTGGTTCACCTACTTCATCGTGTTGATAATGATCGCCATCACGGGGTTCTTTATCCTTGCCTccatcatcctcaccatcaAAAGGTTTTGCCAGGGGCTGAAACAAGAAGGAGAAGCCTTCGATGCTCTGCCTGAAGAG ggagATGAAGCAGATGGCGGCTTCAAATCGTTCTTACAATTCCTTCAAAGAGATAAAGACTACGAGTTGGTGACAGTCACCAAAGGGGTTATGG GGAATTACTCCCACATAGGGGTACGGCTGGAAGGAGGTCTTGATAATCCCTCACTTCACGGTGATCCAGGAATATTCGTCCAAGCTGTCAAAAAAGACAGTCCTGCATACGGAAAACTGTATCCCGGAGACAGGATTCTATCG GTTAACGGTGAGCGCGTGACACGGGTGCCACGTAAGTACGTGGAGGTAATGATCAAGATGGCGGAAGGAGTGGTGAGGTTTTACGTCAAGAGAGCGCCAAAACGACAG aAACGCGTCTACAAAGCAATGGACGAGTATAATGCAGACGTGCGCAAAGGAGTCTTTACAAAGCAACAGTTTGAAG AAATCGAGGATGCATTCTCAGTGTTTGATCCCGATTGCAAGGGGCGCGTCAAGACGATGGACTGTGTACCTCTAGTGCGCTCACTTGGGTACAACCTGCACGAAGCTGAGATCTGGGTCTATATGAACGAGCTCGGATATACAG GAAACACCAAGGTACTCCTCACAGAGTTTATCAAACTAATGAACCTCATTGTGACGGAGCACGGTTCATTCGAGGACGAGATACTTTTTGCGTACTCGGTGTTTGATCCTGAAGACGAGGGCTACATATCCGTGGAGGAGTTCCAGAAGGCGTTTGACCGCATGTCCGGTAGAGAGAGGATTAAGGATGATGAAATTGACGAGATCAAGAGACTTGGGGACAAGGATGGCGACGGCAAGCTCGAATTTCGAG ACTTGCGAAGATTACTGTTGCCAACCATGAAGATGTATTGA
- the LOC5512763 gene encoding uncharacterized protein LOC5512763: MVVDKEEVIFLLTIVITVTAALVTAAMITLFIIIKRLEKKIKFMNIQESCSSKGIEIGSVETDKYFRSESKNNSNLAETHLYENEPDDGGIDETHRAWEGERDNETKTREGSEGNMEKGGTAVDLHYMVARTHQSIQYQNVLKVPKPAQIFEERKENVTASSGKKNAIKRLHKTSMTEHHTYQNSAQSPEASFYQGNGETGYQVMRTGVMSERVYGNVGFGQENTNENHVYQNIGCYMVPRGAQ; the protein is encoded by the coding sequence ATGGTCGTCGACAAGGAAGAAGTGATATTTTTGCTGACGATAGTTATAACAGTTACAGCAGCTCTCGTAACCGCCGCTATGATAACCttgttcatcatcatcaagcgattggagaaaaaaataaagtttatgaACATCCAGGAATCGTGCTCATCGAAAGGCATAGAGATAGGCAGTGTGGAGACGGACAAATACTTTAGGAGCGAGTCAAAGAATAACAGCAACCTTGCCGAGACGCATTTATATGAAAATGAGCCTGATGATGGAGGGATTGACGAGACACACCGAGCTTGGGAGGGCGAAAGAGACAACGAAACGAAGACGAGAGAAGGGAGTGAAGGAAACATGGAGAAGGGAGGCACAGCAGTTGATTTACATTACATGGTGGCAAGAACTCATCAAAGCATCCAATACCAAAATGTATTAAAGGTACCAAAACCTGCACAGATATTCgaggaaagaaaagaaaacgtcACAGCATCTTCTGGAAAGAAAAATGCAATCAAACGTTTGCATAAGACATCGATGACAGAACACCACACTTATCAGAACAGTGCCCAGTCCCCTGAGGCGAGCTTTTATCAAGGGAATGGAGAGACCGGCTACCAAGTGATGCGAACAGGAGTGATGAGTGAGAGGGTTTACGGAAATGTCGGGTTTGGCCAGGAGAACACCAATGAGAACCATGTTTATCAAAATATCGGTTGTTACATGGTACCAAGGGGTGCACAATGA
- the LOC116618485 gene encoding uncharacterized protein LOC116618485 isoform X1, whose product MVLNMSLSMNSEKSCIYEWKTQESVAFKSAVFYEPEMTTIKMYENALLGISIALLLFMVVLLVLSVMLFSRFRLLKHQVERLLNADKNTIPMDVLARTDGSIPKNQYVHNKNTHLSVKRQNSQESVVNVPSPDPKRRSMLNSQGSNDSSHSLNRTSGYSHQSGDSNPTFSEWTEEQSAGSSRHSTGCQESLEASHNARMETMAIGMIDISYEERQEIVRRSRLSKNFDREFKDIQKEVPISYNNPGFQMSPGPSEPGDWGRASVSDDQSIAQAQQGTCFRYGEENAGMVGEEATDENIYDLPPDEPDEEAVNEPIYMNYGQMRQQVELDMGEDFPA is encoded by the exons ATGGTCTTGAATATGTCTTTATCTATGAACAGCGAAAAAAGCTGTATATATGAGTGGAAAACCCAAGAAAGCGTAGCTTTTAAATCCGCCGTGTTCTACG AACCAGAAATGACTACAATCAAGATGTACGAGAACGCACTTCTTGGAATTTCAATCGCTCTTTTGCTCTTCATGGTCGTCCTTCTTGTCTTAAGTGTCATGCTATTCTCGCGCTTCCGTCTGCTGAAACATCAAGTTGAAAGACTGCTTAATGCTGACAAAAATACTATACCTATGGATGTACTGGCCAGAACGGATGGATCTATACCAAAGAATCAATACGTGCATAATAAGAACACGCATTTAAGTGTAAAGCGCCAGAACTCACAGGAAAGTGTAGTTAACGTCCCGAGTCCTGATCCTAAACGACGGTCAATGCTGAATTCCCAGGGAAGCAATGATAGCAGCCACTCACTTAATCGAACATCCGGGTATTCCCATCAGTCCGGAGACTCGAACCCAACCTTCTCAGAATGGACTGAAGAGCAAAGTGCGGGCTCGTCCCGTCATTCTACGGGATGTCAGGAATCACTCGAGGCATCACACAATGCTCGCATGGAAACCATGGCAATAGGTATGATTGACATCAGCTACGAAGAGAGGCAAGAAATTGTGCGAAGAAGCAGGTTATCTAAGAATTTCGATAGAGAATTTAAGGACATCCAAAAAGAAGTTCCCATTAGTTATAACAATCCGGGATTTCAGATGTCACCTGGGCCGAGCGAGCCTGGAGACTGGGGTCGAGCTTCTGTTTCGGATGACCAGTCGATAGCGCAGGCTCAACAAGGCACGTGCTTTAGGTATGGCGAAGAAAACGCAGGCATGGTGGGCGAGGAAGCGACGGATGAAAATATTTACGACTTACCACCAGATGAACCAGACGAGGAGGCTGTAAATGAACCTATCTATATGAATTATGGACAGATGCGGCAACAAGTTGAGTTGGACATGGGTGAAGACTTTCCTGCGTGA
- the LOC116618485 gene encoding uncharacterized protein LOC116618485 isoform X2, protein MTTIKMYENALLGISIALLLFMVVLLVLSVMLFSRFRLLKHQVERLLNADKNTIPMDVLARTDGSIPKNQYVHNKNTHLSVKRQNSQESVVNVPSPDPKRRSMLNSQGSNDSSHSLNRTSGYSHQSGDSNPTFSEWTEEQSAGSSRHSTGCQESLEASHNARMETMAIGMIDISYEERQEIVRRSRLSKNFDREFKDIQKEVPISYNNPGFQMSPGPSEPGDWGRASVSDDQSIAQAQQGTCFRYGEENAGMVGEEATDENIYDLPPDEPDEEAVNEPIYMNYGQMRQQVELDMGEDFPA, encoded by the coding sequence ATGACTACAATCAAGATGTACGAGAACGCACTTCTTGGAATTTCAATCGCTCTTTTGCTCTTCATGGTCGTCCTTCTTGTCTTAAGTGTCATGCTATTCTCGCGCTTCCGTCTGCTGAAACATCAAGTTGAAAGACTGCTTAATGCTGACAAAAATACTATACCTATGGATGTACTGGCCAGAACGGATGGATCTATACCAAAGAATCAATACGTGCATAATAAGAACACGCATTTAAGTGTAAAGCGCCAGAACTCACAGGAAAGTGTAGTTAACGTCCCGAGTCCTGATCCTAAACGACGGTCAATGCTGAATTCCCAGGGAAGCAATGATAGCAGCCACTCACTTAATCGAACATCCGGGTATTCCCATCAGTCCGGAGACTCGAACCCAACCTTCTCAGAATGGACTGAAGAGCAAAGTGCGGGCTCGTCCCGTCATTCTACGGGATGTCAGGAATCACTCGAGGCATCACACAATGCTCGCATGGAAACCATGGCAATAGGTATGATTGACATCAGCTACGAAGAGAGGCAAGAAATTGTGCGAAGAAGCAGGTTATCTAAGAATTTCGATAGAGAATTTAAGGACATCCAAAAAGAAGTTCCCATTAGTTATAACAATCCGGGATTTCAGATGTCACCTGGGCCGAGCGAGCCTGGAGACTGGGGTCGAGCTTCTGTTTCGGATGACCAGTCGATAGCGCAGGCTCAACAAGGCACGTGCTTTAGGTATGGCGAAGAAAACGCAGGCATGGTGGGCGAGGAAGCGACGGATGAAAATATTTACGACTTACCACCAGATGAACCAGACGAGGAGGCTGTAAATGAACCTATCTATATGAATTATGGACAGATGCGGCAACAAGTTGAGTTGGACATGGGTGAAGACTTTCCTGCGTGA